A stretch of the Haloarcula ordinaria genome encodes the following:
- a CDS encoding sulfatase: MNDTVENVLLLTYDSLRYDVWNEMRPSLTAGPQLESAGTSLDRAFATGPGTTPSFPGMLTGTLPLSYHGLGPLTEDRPRVAAELRARGLTTAGFHSNPFLSTHFNYDVGFDEFRDYQNPLMGVATKIFPRGIEINNPRLKRVDEVVNLTGLIKSAYRHVQGKARPYVSAEVITDDAVEWLESTSDPFFCWAHYMDVHHPCHPPREYRAAYGVEDVDSETVSELYSALIGDSASLTDDDLETMAALYRAAIAYVDDQISRLVQVLKRENRFEETLIVLTSDHGELFGEYGQYGKPERMYDELIRVPLVVVNSPPSLELPEDELVSLLDLPPLFHEALGTDVPVAYEGIVPGSESRSHVIAEHEVDGDRVVGARSDAWLYEVDEILGEHRLFETGSMQQVDPDAPDAARIRAVVEDRLQYLRAGTAGDGVPSAGDSRLDDDVEARLEDLGYR; this comes from the coding sequence ATGAACGATACCGTCGAGAACGTGCTGCTACTCACCTACGACTCACTCAGGTACGACGTCTGGAACGAGATGCGCCCGTCGCTCACCGCCGGCCCGCAACTCGAAAGCGCCGGAACGAGTCTTGACCGTGCGTTTGCCACCGGCCCCGGGACGACGCCGTCGTTCCCGGGGATGTTGACCGGGACGCTCCCGCTGTCGTACCACGGGCTCGGTCCACTCACCGAGGACCGGCCCCGGGTCGCGGCGGAACTGCGAGCGCGAGGGTTGACAACCGCCGGCTTTCACAGCAACCCGTTCCTCTCGACGCACTTCAACTACGACGTTGGCTTCGACGAGTTCAGGGACTACCAGAACCCGTTGATGGGGGTCGCGACGAAGATATTCCCCCGCGGCATCGAGATAAACAATCCGAGACTCAAGCGGGTCGACGAGGTTGTCAACCTCACCGGCCTGATAAAGAGTGCCTACCGCCACGTGCAGGGGAAGGCACGACCCTACGTCAGCGCCGAAGTGATCACGGACGATGCAGTCGAGTGGCTCGAATCCACGAGTGACCCGTTTTTCTGTTGGGCACACTACATGGACGTCCACCACCCATGCCATCCGCCTCGGGAGTACCGAGCGGCCTACGGAGTCGAGGACGTCGACAGCGAGACGGTTTCCGAGCTCTACTCCGCTCTGATAGGCGACTCGGCGTCGCTCACCGACGACGATCTCGAGACGATGGCGGCGCTCTACCGGGCTGCGATAGCGTACGTCGACGACCAGATATCACGGTTGGTGCAGGTGTTGAAACGGGAGAACCGCTTCGAGGAGACGCTAATCGTCCTCACGTCGGATCACGGCGAGTTGTTCGGCGAGTACGGACAGTACGGGAAACCCGAACGGATGTACGACGAGCTCATCCGGGTGCCGCTTGTGGTCGTGAACAGTCCGCCATCGCTCGAGCTCCCCGAGGACGAACTCGTGAGTCTCCTCGATCTGCCACCGCTGTTCCACGAGGCACTGGGCACAGACGTCCCAGTAGCCTACGAGGGGATCGTCCCCGGGAGCGAGTCCAGATCACACGTGATCGCTGAACACGAGGTCGACGGTGACAGGGTCGTCGGCGCTCGGTCCGATGCGTGGCTCTACGAAGTCGACGAGATTCTCGGGGAGCACCGTCTCTTCGAGACGGGGTCGATGCAACAGGTCGACCCGGACGCCCCAGACGCAGCACGAATTAGAGCGGTCGTCGAGGACAGACTCCAGTATCTTCGCGCAGGGACGGCGGGCGATGGGGTGCCATCGGCAGGCGACAGTCGACTGGACGACGATGTCGAAGCTCGTCTCGAGGACCTCGGGTACCGATAA
- a CDS encoding carbamoyltransferase: protein MSDYVLSINPCVNPLGSHDPSAVLFEDGDLVYGIEEERLIRQKHATGKFPAEAIEACLDYADIDLADVERVTIPWEPDLFRQALGVTLREAISLPDTIPTRFRLAGWGMRYSLGPWLASTSPIENHLREIGEPVPPIVTHPHHRSHAASAFFPSPFDQALVLTIDGRGEYDATNVWYGYDGGLEHVREYEFPNSWGFLYAAVTKFLGFRPWNGEGKVMGLAPYGSRNSQIESSLRREIDTSANYDVTSLVNGNVRFTIDRLEKILDRSRRKEAGEFTQWEKDLAYTVQMLLEETATNVVEEYCRDLDLRNVALAGGVALNCKMNKRVMELDCVDRTFVQPVAADAGGAVGAGMLEYEPGEIAPMSTVYWGPSYDTAGIEETLQMNKVDYRKVDDVARTVAERLAEGALVGWFQGRLEMGPRALGNRSILADPRTQESLDRVNEFVKHREEWRPFAPSMLERAMGDFVVDPEPAPYMIKTFEVTESARETIPAVLHPADDTTRPQTVREDQNPRYHRLIEEFESITGVPVVLNTSFNDHGEPIVNRPSEGIKDFFGMGLDLLAIEDLVVEK, encoded by the coding sequence ATGAGCGACTACGTCCTCTCTATCAACCCCTGTGTCAATCCACTCGGCTCGCATGATCCGAGCGCCGTGCTCTTCGAAGACGGAGACCTCGTCTACGGTATCGAAGAAGAGCGATTGATTCGGCAGAAACACGCCACGGGGAAGTTCCCCGCGGAAGCCATCGAAGCCTGTCTCGACTACGCTGACATCGATCTTGCCGACGTGGAACGCGTGACAATCCCGTGGGAACCCGATCTTTTCAGACAGGCACTGGGAGTGACCCTGCGAGAAGCGATTTCCCTCCCGGATACGATTCCGACCCGGTTTCGACTCGCCGGCTGGGGGATGCGGTACTCGCTGGGGCCGTGGCTCGCTTCGACAAGCCCTATCGAGAACCATCTACGGGAGATAGGCGAACCCGTCCCGCCGATAGTGACACACCCGCACCACCGCTCGCATGCCGCCAGCGCCTTCTTCCCGTCACCGTTCGATCAGGCCCTCGTGCTCACCATCGACGGCCGTGGCGAGTACGACGCGACGAACGTCTGGTATGGTTACGACGGCGGCCTCGAACACGTCCGTGAGTACGAGTTCCCGAACAGCTGGGGCTTCCTGTACGCTGCCGTGACGAAGTTCCTCGGATTCCGCCCGTGGAACGGCGAGGGAAAGGTAATGGGGCTGGCACCCTACGGGAGCCGAAACTCCCAGATAGAGTCCAGCCTTCGACGAGAGATAGACACCAGCGCGAACTACGACGTCACCAGTCTCGTCAACGGCAACGTCAGGTTCACAATCGATCGGTTGGAGAAGATACTGGACCGCTCGCGGCGGAAGGAAGCCGGTGAGTTCACCCAGTGGGAGAAAGACCTCGCGTACACCGTTCAGATGCTCCTCGAAGAGACCGCGACGAACGTCGTCGAGGAGTACTGTCGCGACCTCGACCTGCGGAACGTCGCGCTCGCCGGAGGCGTAGCGCTCAACTGCAAGATGAACAAGCGCGTGATGGAGCTGGACTGCGTCGACCGGACGTTCGTACAACCGGTCGCAGCCGACGCCGGTGGGGCGGTCGGGGCTGGGATGCTCGAATACGAACCAGGAGAGATAGCCCCGATGAGCACGGTCTACTGGGGGCCGTCCTACGACACAGCAGGTATCGAAGAGACACTCCAGATGAACAAGGTCGACTACCGGAAGGTGGACGACGTGGCCCGGACTGTGGCCGAGCGACTGGCCGAGGGTGCACTCGTCGGATGGTTCCAGGGGCGCCTCGAGATGGGGCCACGGGCGCTCGGCAACCGGAGCATTCTCGCCGACCCCCGGACGCAGGAGTCACTCGACCGTGTCAACGAATTCGTCAAGCATCGCGAGGAGTGGCGGCCCTTCGCGCCCTCGATGCTCGAACGGGCGATGGGCGACTTCGTCGTCGACCCCGAGCCAGCTCCGTACATGATCAAGACTTTCGAGGTAACCGAGAGCGCAAGAGAGACCATCCCGGCGGTGCTCCACCCGGCCGACGACACGACGCGGCCACAGACCGTCCGCGAGGACCAGAACCCGCGTTACCATCGACTCATCGAGGAGTTCGAATCGATAACCGGCGTTCCCGTCGTCTTGAACACGTCGTTCAACGATCACGGCGAACCGATCGTCAACCGCCCCAGCGAGGGCATCAAGGACTTCTTCGGGATGGGGCTGGACCTGCTAGCTATCGAGGACCTCGTCGTCGAAAAGTGA
- a CDS encoding acyltransferase, translating into MQVGTNGTLAIGRESSIGRYVVIGPSGGNVHIGADCLLNVFVTLIGHGDIRIGDGVLIGPHTTIVAAEHGIDRDAPIATQEISRAGIEIGDDVWIGANCTILDGVTVGEGAVIAAGSVVTKSVPEYAVVAGVPAEQIAIRE; encoded by the coding sequence GTGCAAGTCGGTACGAACGGGACCCTTGCAATCGGACGAGAGAGTTCTATCGGCCGGTACGTGGTCATCGGTCCGTCTGGTGGCAACGTCCACATCGGAGCTGACTGCCTGCTTAACGTCTTCGTGACGCTGATCGGACACGGCGACATCCGCATCGGCGACGGCGTGCTAATCGGTCCGCATACAACCATCGTCGCGGCTGAACACGGCATCGACAGGGACGCGCCAATTGCCACACAAGAGATATCCAGGGCCGGCATCGAGATCGGCGACGATGTCTGGATCGGCGCGAACTGCACGATTCTCGACGGCGTGACCGTCGGTGAGGGGGCCGTAATCGCGGCCGGAAGCGTCGTGACGAAGTCGGTGCCGGAGTACGCCGTCGTCGCTGGCGTCCCGGCAGAACAGATTGCGATCCGGGAGTAA
- a CDS encoding glycosyltransferase family 4 protein — MSGTETEYLLVTEYFHPDTASTGQLMTDLAVGLQERGLDLSVYTGQPNYHSGENERQPVRSVHEGVFVRRIRAPQVRQSSLVRRLFNWTVFTAWMSVVLLFDQTDRERELVFVTCPPFLPAAMWAVCRLRGWEYTYIAYDLYPDEPVELGYLKRGGLIHQGWELLDRYAFRDAKHVVALGPVMRDRIDAKAGDGFDAGKVEIIHNWEDESFITPREKADNWFSREHGLVETFTVLYSGNMAEFHDLETLVRAAARLDDADVQFLLIGEGDNKQHIVDLAEELGVRGESVTFLPYQPWDDLPYSLTSADVSVVTVKEGFEGIVVSSKLYTSMAAGQPVLVISQPNDDEGRIVRRFDAGFNVEQGAVEQVVTAIEQWLADPHLVDRQGDNARAAFEEHFVKDEAVDQYHEMLAGTAPRVEVPAR; from the coding sequence ATGTCGGGGACGGAAACAGAGTACCTGCTGGTGACCGAGTACTTCCATCCAGATACCGCGTCGACCGGCCAGCTGATGACCGACCTCGCGGTCGGCCTGCAGGAACGCGGGCTGGACCTGTCGGTCTACACCGGCCAGCCCAACTACCACAGCGGGGAGAACGAGCGACAGCCAGTCCGGTCGGTCCACGAGGGCGTGTTTGTCAGGCGCATTCGTGCCCCACAGGTCCGACAGTCCTCACTCGTCCGTCGCCTATTCAACTGGACCGTCTTCACGGCGTGGATGTCCGTGGTGCTCCTGTTCGACCAGACAGACAGGGAGCGCGAACTCGTCTTCGTCACCTGCCCCCCGTTCCTGCCGGCAGCGATGTGGGCCGTCTGCCGCCTCCGAGGCTGGGAGTACACGTACATCGCCTACGACCTCTACCCGGACGAACCGGTCGAACTCGGGTACCTCAAACGAGGTGGCCTCATCCATCAGGGCTGGGAACTGCTCGACAGGTACGCGTTCCGCGACGCGAAGCACGTCGTAGCGCTGGGCCCAGTGATGCGGGACCGTATCGACGCCAAGGCCGGTGACGGCTTCGACGCCGGAAAAGTCGAGATCATCCACAACTGGGAGGACGAGTCGTTCATCACGCCGCGGGAGAAGGCAGATAACTGGTTCAGCCGGGAACACGGCCTCGTCGAGACGTTCACGGTATTGTACTCCGGCAACATGGCCGAGTTCCACGACCTGGAGACACTGGTTCGGGCAGCTGCTCGATTGGACGACGCCGACGTACAGTTCCTCTTGATCGGTGAGGGGGACAACAAACAGCACATCGTCGACCTGGCCGAGGAGCTGGGGGTCCGGGGCGAGAGCGTCACCTTCCTTCCGTACCAGCCGTGGGACGACCTTCCGTATAGCCTCACGTCGGCAGACGTCTCCGTCGTCACGGTCAAAGAGGGGTTCGAGGGAATCGTCGTCTCCAGTAAACTGTACACGTCGATGGCGGCGGGCCAACCGGTGCTGGTCATCTCGCAACCGAACGACGACGAGGGTCGTATCGTCAGACGATTCGACGCTGGCTTCAACGTCGAGCAGGGGGCGGTCGAGCAGGTCGTCACTGCCATCGAGCAGTGGCTGGCCGACCCACACCTCGTCGACCGACAGGGGGATAACGCGCGAGCGGCGTTCGAGGAACACTTCGTCAAAGACGAGGCAGTCGACCAGTATCACGAAATGCTCGCCGGTACCGCACCGCGCGTGGAGGTGCCCGCCCGATGA
- a CDS encoding metal-dependent hydrolase: MLPHGHLAVGYLLFSGYARATRRRRPEFREIAFVMLGTQLPDLFDKPLALLGGGFAGGRTVGHSMIFAVPFVLAVGVLIHGRTEAWGPAVAFAVGYVCHPFVDASLFLLQGTVAKDFLEVSFVVWPLTIPGPAIVSALTGVPGLSDLIAIKPVWTARHLPTAPVIGWWIRAAEAVLALLAAIVWWADGVPGMEKLPDGWIRIFE, translated from the coding sequence ATGTTACCCCACGGCCACCTCGCGGTCGGCTACCTGCTGTTCTCCGGCTACGCCCGCGCCACGCGTCGACGCCGACCGGAGTTCCGTGAAATCGCCTTCGTCATGCTTGGGACCCAGCTCCCGGACCTGTTCGACAAACCGTTGGCGCTGCTGGGCGGGGGATTCGCGGGCGGACGGACGGTGGGGCACTCCATGATATTTGCAGTGCCGTTCGTCCTCGCTGTCGGCGTGTTGATTCACGGCCGGACGGAAGCGTGGGGACCGGCCGTCGCCTTCGCCGTCGGCTACGTTTGTCATCCATTCGTCGACGCGTCGCTGTTCTTACTCCAGGGAACGGTCGCGAAAGACTTTCTCGAGGTATCGTTCGTCGTCTGGCCGCTGACGATTCCGGGCCCAGCCATCGTCAGCGCGCTGACCGGTGTTCCAGGCCTCAGTGATCTGATCGCGATCAAGCCGGTCTGGACGGCCCGCCATCTCCCGACGGCACCGGTAATCGGCTGGTGGATTCGAGCCGCCGAAGCGGTGCTAGCACTGCTGGCGGCGATTGTCTGGTGGGCGGACGGCGTTCCGGGCATGGAGAAGCTTCCCGACGGTTGGATCCGGATATTCGAGTGA
- a CDS encoding alkaline phosphatase family protein: MDTLILGLDGLEPTLVEQWRGDLPTLDRLMGSGSYGRLRSSDPPLSSPAWQWMFTGKQGGKHGCFGFTRRKENSYERVPLNLTDVHAETLWEALDTAGVACGVVNVPETYPPTELDNGFMISGWPIPNRTNPAAPSDVLTELEAELGTTYKVKPTSMGPELKQFSNQKVFEEMKSAIRHRKRAFETLLSMYDLDVFFGVFTATDIAGHYLVEDEARLRKTYIEQDEALGGLLEQVPDETNIILMSDHGHGAKGTRSFHVVEWLRKEGYLALDSDSDIDLSRRLLRKGGFTRENLLRMKNRLGVGDVRELLPQPVFDVAKRTVPAADEREQKVLSEQIRWDQTTAYVGSEQNVIFLNTEDVHPNGTVPPDRVPELRDELKTKLESLRHPDRDEPLVTELKTREEVFSGPYEAEAPEIVFIMDEMRCKVHTGLNGGELFSDNGIGEHRQDGILITTGPSFAERDEVRRRSILDVFPLALSLSDVALPENVDGEVPMERLDVPLEPSFRESRDEAGEVDTYSAADSDEIKEQLRGLGYLD; this comes from the coding sequence ATGGATACACTAATCCTTGGGCTCGACGGGTTGGAACCCACGCTGGTCGAACAGTGGAGAGGCGATCTCCCGACCCTCGACCGCTTGATGGGGTCCGGCTCCTACGGCCGCCTTCGGTCGTCTGATCCACCGTTATCGTCGCCAGCGTGGCAGTGGATGTTCACCGGCAAGCAGGGTGGAAAACACGGTTGTTTCGGATTTACACGCCGGAAAGAGAACTCTTACGAGCGAGTTCCACTCAATCTGACCGATGTCCACGCAGAGACGCTCTGGGAGGCGTTGGACACAGCGGGCGTCGCCTGTGGCGTCGTCAACGTCCCCGAGACATACCCACCGACGGAACTCGACAACGGGTTTATGATATCCGGCTGGCCGATTCCGAACCGGACGAATCCAGCGGCTCCCTCGGACGTACTCACTGAGCTTGAAGCGGAGCTGGGGACGACGTACAAAGTGAAACCGACCTCAATGGGGCCGGAGTTGAAGCAGTTCTCGAACCAGAAGGTGTTCGAGGAGATGAAGTCAGCTATCCGGCACCGCAAGCGCGCGTTCGAGACGCTGCTCTCGATGTACGACCTCGACGTGTTCTTCGGCGTTTTCACCGCGACCGATATCGCCGGTCACTATCTCGTCGAGGACGAAGCACGACTTCGGAAAACCTACATCGAACAGGATGAGGCGCTCGGCGGACTGCTCGAACAGGTTCCCGACGAGACAAACATCATCCTGATGAGCGACCACGGTCACGGAGCCAAAGGGACACGGAGCTTCCACGTTGTCGAGTGGCTCCGCAAAGAGGGGTATCTCGCACTCGATAGCGACTCCGATATCGACCTTTCTCGGCGACTGCTCCGGAAAGGGGGATTCACGAGGGAAAACCTACTCCGGATGAAAAACCGACTGGGCGTCGGCGACGTTCGCGAACTTCTCCCACAACCCGTCTTCGATGTCGCGAAGCGAACCGTTCCGGCCGCCGACGAGCGGGAGCAAAAGGTCCTCTCCGAACAGATTCGGTGGGATCAGACGACCGCGTACGTCGGCTCGGAACAGAACGTCATCTTTCTCAACACCGAAGACGTCCATCCGAACGGCACAGTCCCCCCCGACCGTGTGCCAGAACTCCGGGACGAACTCAAGACAAAACTGGAATCGCTCCGACACCCCGACCGAGACGAACCGCTGGTCACGGAACTTAAGACCCGCGAAGAGGTGTTTTCCGGCCCGTATGAGGCGGAGGCTCCCGAAATCGTGTTCATCATGGATGAGATGCGTTGTAAAGTCCACACGGGACTCAACGGCGGCGAGCTTTTCAGCGACAACGGCATCGGCGAGCACCGACAGGACGGGATACTGATAACTACAGGTCCCTCGTTTGCGGAGCGCGACGAGGTCCGTCGCCGCTCTATCCTCGATGTCTTCCCTCTCGCGCTCTCGCTGTCCGATGTTGCCCTTCCGGAGAATGTCGACGGAGAGGTTCCGATGGAGCGACTCGACGTTCCGTTGGAACCGTCGTTTCGGGAGAGTCGGGACGAGGCCGGCGAGGTGGACACCTACTCTGCCGCCGACTCGGACGAAATTAAGGAGCAGCTACGGGGACTCGGATACCTCGATTGA
- a CDS encoding protoporphyrinogen/coproporphyrinogen oxidase produces the protein MQDITIVGGGIAGCSTAYLLSERGYDVTVVEKDAIGGLLREIELASGYHTDSAPHLLFFDEDEEAIVGELFSEFTDLDPHSFFAKTYPTNDLTDPHDYPVSKANIDRWDDSDQIREELAEAPGKADVDYFDEFVRRQVGPTLFDRYYDSYTAKHWGIEPSRITGDWFDFKINFPDGEDSFFDGGAYYPAKKYTDVLNEMLADCEVIIDGVTGLETDGAHVEALTTESGDRIGGDLFVSTIDPSILVDTDESLNYRSMVIHSAHIEASERLFPDHVNWAYFPNHHDFTRITDYDFTPQDIPDGEYLLTTEFPCFLGDDVWPNQRSWFDDALTSFIENQGIDVSLVASEIRRAPRAYPLPVTEEIERFERINSQLSAFENVANLGRVSTYEYIWIKDIVQQAYETVEELTAPVHP, from the coding sequence ATGCAAGACATCACGATAGTCGGTGGCGGTATCGCCGGTTGCTCGACCGCGTACCTGCTGAGCGAACGAGGATACGACGTCACCGTCGTCGAGAAGGACGCGATCGGGGGGCTTCTCAGGGAGATCGAGCTGGCGTCGGGCTATCACACAGATTCTGCACCACACCTCCTCTTCTTCGACGAAGATGAAGAGGCCATCGTCGGCGAGCTCTTCTCGGAGTTTACCGATCTCGACCCGCACTCGTTTTTCGCGAAGACCTACCCGACGAACGACCTCACCGACCCGCACGACTATCCAGTGAGTAAAGCGAACATAGACCGCTGGGACGACAGCGATCAGATCCGCGAAGAGCTGGCCGAAGCTCCGGGGAAAGCCGACGTAGATTACTTCGACGAATTCGTCCGCCGACAGGTCGGTCCGACGCTGTTCGACCGGTATTACGACAGTTACACCGCGAAGCACTGGGGTATCGAGCCCTCGCGCATCACTGGCGACTGGTTCGATTTCAAGATCAATTTTCCGGACGGCGAAGACTCCTTCTTCGACGGCGGTGCGTACTACCCGGCGAAGAAGTACACCGACGTTCTCAACGAGATGCTGGCGGACTGCGAGGTGATTATCGACGGCGTGACCGGACTGGAGACAGATGGGGCCCACGTCGAAGCGCTCACAACCGAGAGCGGCGACCGGATCGGCGGCGACCTGTTCGTCAGCACTATCGACCCGAGCATCCTCGTCGACACCGACGAGTCGCTGAACTACCGGAGTATGGTCATCCACAGCGCCCACATCGAGGCCTCCGAACGCCTGTTCCCGGACCACGTCAACTGGGCGTACTTCCCGAACCACCACGACTTCACCCGTATCACCGACTACGACTTCACGCCCCAGGACATCCCCGACGGCGAGTACCTACTGACGACGGAGTTCCCCTGTTTCCTCGGCGACGACGTCTGGCCGAATCAGCGGTCGTGGTTCGACGACGCGCTCACGTCGTTCATCGAGAACCAGGGTATCGACGTCTCACTCGTCGCCTCCGAGATACGGCGTGCCCCGAGAGCCTACCCGCTCCCGGTCACCGAAGAGATAGAACGGTTCGAACGAATCAACAGCCAGCTCAGCGCCTTCGAGAACGTCGCGAACCTCGGTCGCGTCAGTACCTACGAGTACATCTGGATCAAGGACATCGTCCAGCAGGCTTACGAGACTGTCGAGGAGCTCACAGCTCCGGTTCATCCCTGA
- a CDS encoding NAD-dependent epimerase/dehydratase family protein, whose amino-acid sequence MSDWDGERVLVTGGASFIGSHLVEDLVAAGANVRVADDFSSGERANLDGVHDRVDVVDGDLTEKAFADEVTRDIETVFHLAADHGGRGYISNYPANCATNMALDNIVYESAANNGVERITFASSACTYPTDIQQERRPLREDMVSFEERGGAYADEVYGWAKLMGERSLQAYHEQYDIDASIVRIFTAYGPRENETHAIIALMAKAYAQQDPYQIWGDGEQTRNFTYVKDITRALRLAAENITDATPVNAGIGRYVTINEVVDAIFDHLGWEPDEREYMTDKPVGVRHRAADTTRAENLLGWEPEYTVEDGLRRTLEWYTGARDRAYVRENLETLLHER is encoded by the coding sequence ATGAGCGACTGGGACGGAGAGCGGGTGCTGGTCACCGGCGGTGCGTCGTTCATTGGAAGCCATCTCGTCGAAGACCTCGTCGCGGCAGGGGCGAACGTTCGCGTCGCTGACGACTTCTCCAGCGGCGAGCGAGCCAACCTCGACGGCGTGCACGACCGCGTCGACGTAGTCGACGGTGACCTCACCGAGAAAGCGTTTGCCGACGAGGTGACGCGCGACATCGAGACCGTATTCCATCTCGCTGCAGATCACGGCGGTCGGGGATACATCTCGAACTATCCGGCCAACTGCGCGACGAACATGGCGCTCGATAACATCGTCTACGAATCCGCCGCGAACAACGGCGTCGAACGCATCACATTCGCGTCCAGCGCGTGTACCTACCCGACCGACATCCAGCAGGAGCGGCGACCCCTACGTGAGGACATGGTGAGCTTTGAGGAGCGTGGCGGCGCGTACGCCGACGAGGTGTACGGGTGGGCGAAGCTCATGGGCGAGCGCTCCTTGCAGGCGTATCACGAACAGTACGACATCGACGCGAGCATCGTTCGAATCTTCACCGCATACGGCCCCCGAGAGAACGAGACACACGCGATCATCGCGCTCATGGCGAAAGCGTACGCCCAACAGGACCCATACCAGATCTGGGGGGACGGTGAACAGACCCGCAACTTCACCTACGTCAAGGACATCACGCGAGCGCTCCGTCTCGCAGCGGAGAATATCACGGACGCCACGCCGGTGAACGCAGGTATCGGCCGTTACGTCACCATCAACGAAGTCGTCGACGCCATTTTCGACCACCTCGGTTGGGAGCCCGATGAACGCGAGTATATGACAGACAAGCCAGTCGGCGTTCGTCATCGCGCCGCGGACACGACCCGAGCCGAAAACCTGCTCGGCTGGGAGCCGGAGTACACTGTCGAAGACGGACTCCGCCGCACTCTCGAGTGGTACACCGGCGCGCGGGACAGAGCGTACGTGAGAGAGAACCTCGAGACGCTGTTGCACGAACGATAG
- a CDS encoding NAD-dependent epimerase/dehydratase family protein, protein MDANLSGSTVLVTGGAGFIGSFLTEELVELGADVRVADNFSRGTPSKLDNVREDIEVLPVDLTTQKGCIEATEGVDHVFHLAASVGGIHYIKQANVGGLAPSVLMNQCMLEAARITGVDRFLFASSACIYRQQHDGLNRFSEDQAIPANPHSTYGWAKILGEVACDAYHTDTSLTTSSVRIFNCYGPRESLDPDSSHVIPSLCRKVIEADPGESIELFGDGSQQRGFIYVTDLVDGMIEVLRTKTDGEPINLGNSKEVVSIEELAATIIDISGKDLSLTYDRSKPTGTDKYACDMTTMRAELDWEPSVSLEDGLERVYEWAERELDADRPVVSADGGRR, encoded by the coding sequence ATGGACGCAAACCTATCAGGGAGCACCGTACTCGTTACCGGTGGTGCGGGCTTCATCGGGTCCTTTCTGACCGAGGAACTCGTCGAACTCGGCGCGGACGTCCGAGTCGCCGACAACTTCTCGCGGGGAACCCCTTCGAAATTGGACAACGTCAGAGAAGACATCGAGGTACTGCCGGTCGATCTGACGACCCAGAAAGGCTGTATCGAGGCGACAGAAGGCGTCGACCACGTCTTCCACCTCGCCGCGAGCGTCGGCGGAATCCACTACATCAAGCAGGCGAACGTCGGCGGCCTCGCGCCCAGCGTGCTCATGAACCAGTGTATGTTAGAGGCCGCACGAATCACCGGCGTCGACCGCTTCCTGTTCGCGTCGAGTGCCTGCATCTACCGCCAGCAGCACGACGGCCTCAACCGCTTCAGTGAGGACCAGGCGATTCCAGCGAATCCCCACAGCACCTACGGGTGGGCGAAGATTCTCGGCGAAGTGGCCTGTGATGCGTATCACACCGACACCTCCCTGACGACCAGCAGTGTCCGTATCTTCAACTGCTACGGGCCGAGAGAGAGTCTCGATCCCGATAGCAGCCACGTCATCCCGTCGCTGTGTCGCAAAGTCATCGAAGCCGACCCCGGTGAATCGATAGAGCTGTTCGGCGACGGGTCACAGCAGCGCGGATTCATCTACGTGACGGATCTCGTCGACGGGATGATCGAGGTGCTCCGGACGAAAACCGACGGTGAACCGATAAATCTGGGGAACTCGAAAGAGGTCGTCAGTATCGAGGAACTCGCGGCGACGATTATCGACATCAGCGGCAAGGACCTCTCGCTGACCTACGACCGGTCGAAGCCGACGGGCACCGACAAGTACGCCTGCGATATGACCACGATGAGAGCCGAACTCGACTGGGAACCGTCGGTCAGCCTCGAAGATGGCCTCGAAAGGGTCTACGAGTGGGCCGAACGCGAACTGGACGCCGATCGGCCGGTTGTCTCGGCCGACGGGGGGCGACGATGA